From the Mycoplasmatota bacterium genome, one window contains:
- a CDS encoding PadR family transcriptional regulator yields the protein MQFVILGYLMVMSLSQYDIKKTLEQKVSPFYSASLGSIQPALKKLLDKGLITVEKQVHNGRMRNLYTIKDEGKAYFRSAMLKEIPERKIESDVFIRMYFLGVLDIEDRLLCLKMMSRVCQSMTTEYTQYEELLKGYFSGEQEPLEYYGMKTLHIAIKQFKIANIELAKLLAEVEQELFINKEE from the coding sequence ATGCAATTTGTAATATTAGGATATCTTATGGTAATGTCTTTAAGTCAATATGATATAAAAAAGACTTTGGAGCAGAAAGTATCTCCTTTTTATTCAGCTAGCCTAGGAAGTATCCAACCGGCACTAAAAAAACTTCTGGATAAGGGATTAATTACTGTTGAGAAACAGGTACACAATGGACGGATGAGGAACCTTTATACGATTAAAGATGAGGGAAAAGCTTACTTTAGAAGCGCAATGCTCAAAGAAATACCTGAAAGAAAGATTGAAAGTGATGTATTTATAAGGATGTATTTTTTGGGTGTGTTAGACATTGAGGATAGGTTACTGTGCCTAAAGATGATGTCAAGAGTATGTCAGTCAATGACCACTGAGTATACACAGTATGAGGAGTTATTAAAAGGATATTTCTCTGGTGAGCAAGAACCTTTAGAATACTATGGAATGAAGACCCTACATATTGCAATTAAACAATTTAAAATTGCTAATATTGAGCTTGCTAAGTTACTTGCTGAGGTAGAGCAAGAATTATTTATTAATAAGGAGGAATAG